From the genome of Desulfitobacterium chlororespirans DSM 11544:
AGCTGGAGTTTGCTCATTTTTCCTTAGCTGAATTGCAGGAACAGGTGATGTTTTTACATAAGCGTTTGCTGAATCGAAGTCCGGAACATGCCTGGCAGACCAGTTATCGTCAGGTGGAAGATAGTTGGTGTATCGGGCGGACCGATGGAACCTTAGTGTCCTATGTAGTCCCCCGGGCCGTGCTGATGCATCAGGTGACGGTCAGGGTGCAGGGACGGGCTAAGAATGCCCTTGTACAACGGAGCGGGGTGGATGCCGGGCTCCTGATTTTGGAAAAAGAGGATTCCGATCTGGAGCGAAGAGGGGTTGAGCGGGGAGAATTTGCCAAGCAGGTCTGTGTGGCTCCCCATTTGCCCAGCGGTCATTATCCGTTAATCATTGATTATGGATTGGCCAAGGGGCTGGCTCATGAGGCTTTTGGACATGCGGTGGAGTCGGATCATATGCAGGAGTCCGTGCTGGGGGAAGCAGGGAAGCTGAGAAAAGGCCTGCAAGTAGCCCGTCCCGGGGTACATATTATCGATGGTCCTTTAGAGGGGGATTGGGCCTATCAGCCTTTTTCCGCTAATGGTCTGGTACGGGAAACGGTGGAGATCGTGAAAGACGGCGTGCTGCAAGCAGGCTTAGGCGATATCTTTTCAGCACATAAGGCCGGTATGCCTGTCTCAGGGGCCGGAAGGGCGGAAAGTTATGGACATATTCCTCTGCCGCGGATGACCAATATTCGTTTGCTGGTGGATCATGTCCTTCCTTTAGCCCCTACCTCCGATTTGATGGCAGAGATCTCCCAGGTGCGCCAGACCTTGATGGCGGCGGGGGAGCTTCATGATGAAGGAAAACATCTCCTGCTTTTAGGGTATCGGGGAGGTCAGGTTAACCCGAAGACCGGTGATTTTGTCTTTCAATGTGATGGAATCGTCGATGTGGCTGATCCCAATTTAACCATCTACCAGCCCAGCATTTTTAGCGGTAAAATTCTTTCGGCGTTGCAGGCTATTCGGGCCGGATTGGGCGGGGGATGCTTTGACGCTATCGGAACTTGCGGTAAAGGCGGACAATCGGTTCC
Proteins encoded in this window:
- a CDS encoding TldD/PmbA family protein, coding for MDQKEISDIVQRILQDGPQTQEGGYCLVRAQARREWSLRLNNGRFERVSTARERGIGVQAFTPEGASGFASVDALTVEAGREAMKRAMSLAEHNARLGAELNRAIYDASPLKAEGPNPAKLEFAHFSLAELQEQVMFLHKRLLNRSPEHAWQTSYRQVEDSWCIGRTDGTLVSYVVPRAVLMHQVTVRVQGRAKNALVQRSGVDAGLLILEKEDSDLERRGVERGEFAKQVCVAPHLPSGHYPLIIDYGLAKGLAHEAFGHAVESDHMQESVLGEAGKLRKGLQVARPGVHIIDGPLEGDWAYQPFSANGLVRETVEIVKDGVLQAGLGDIFSAHKAGMPVSGAGRAESYGHIPLPRMTNIRLLVDHVLPLAPTSDLMAEISQVRQTLMAAGELHDEGKHLLLLGYRGGQVNPKTGDFVFQCDGIVDVADPNLTIYQPSIFSGKILSALQAIRAGLGGGCFDAIGTCGKGGQSVPSSGGSHRYLLLDQDEYVTLGGEQ